From a region of the Triticum aestivum cultivar Chinese Spring chromosome 7D, IWGSC CS RefSeq v2.1, whole genome shotgun sequence genome:
- the LOC123163659 gene encoding NAC domain-containing protein 67-like, with amino-acid sequence MTAKKPKKDARKLTPRSPPTNTTGVEMAPPARDDYEYLTPTLPPGVYFNPTNEEIVHTYLNGWIAGHDTSGAEAAVVIEDDVYGDRPDVLARRHLSASTRDSDPNWWFCCHCKVQAMRGGAGHRGDRGVATGGYWKLEQTTKEVRCEADGEHIGFNRSFGFYVEHEGEKEKTRWLMEEYTNVDHPDESTARNDGRNVLPALYRIYLTPRDPHKKKRKKISGQRCWGRARRRVRGAGQEEPQGGFEAPPPPPSSVFSEYRGDEAASSDDDHGMTTNGSDDCPELRVLVTMNDHGMPAWEMGMGGGYVFADTSWIDEHYQNTE; translated from the exons ATGACAGCGAAGAAACCTAAAAAGGATGCAAGAAAACTGACGCCGCGGTCGCCGCCGACGAACACCACCGGGGTGGAGATGGCTCCGCCGGCCCGCGACGATTACGAGTACCTAACCCCGACGCTGCCCCCGGGCGTCTACTTCAACCCGACGAACGAGGAGATCGTGCACACCTACCTCAATGGGTGGATCGCCGGGCACGACACGTCCGGCGCAGAGGCGGCTGTCGTCATCGAGGACGACGTCTACGGTGATAGACCCGACGTGCTAGCGCGCAGGCACCTGTCGGCCAGCACCCGCGACTCCGACCCCAACTGGTGGTTCTGCTGCCACTGCAAGGTGCAGGCCAtgcgcggcggcgccggccaccgGGGCGACCGCGGCGTCGCCACGGGAGGCTACTGGAAGCTGGAGCAGACCACGAAGGAGGTGAGATGCGAGGCGGACGGCGAGCACATCGGGTTCAACCGCAGCTTCGGGTTCTACGTCGAGCacgagggggagaaggagaagacgCGGTGGCTCATGGAGGAGTACACCAACGTCGACCACCCGGACGAAAGCACCGCTCGCAACGACGGCAGAAATGTCCTACCCGCGCTCTACAGGATATACCTCACCCCACGCGATCCccacaagaagaagaggaagaagatcaGTGGGCAGAGATGTTGGGGACGAGCACGACGACG CGTTCGTGGTGCCGGCCAGGAGGAGccgcagggcggctttgaagcgccgccgccgccaccttcgaGCGTTTTCAGTGAGTACCGAGGTGATGAGGCCGCGTCGTCGGACGATGATCACGGCATGACAACGAACGGCAGCGACGACTGCCCTGAGCTGCGTGTTCTCGTTACAATGAACGACCACGGCATGCCGGCGTGGGAGATGGGCATGGGCGGAGGATACGTTTTCGCCGACACGTCTTGGATCGACGAACACTACCAGAACACTGAGTGA
- the LOC123169460 gene encoding scarecrow-like protein 34, with translation MLMEEDIDDKFFYQYPDQPAILDAQRPYEQIISDTTTSSSASPNGTTSSDGNAATSSSEETNNSSWPYDPLELSQLLRSPPYLEDMLFGGLVPDSPADEDARDSFLADAPAAGFQQSPAQFKGAADWASAFSSQNGGSPGTQSSAVLNGPAEEKEAERKPPVMFSAGDGGQDGLLSAFFSNGGDMDMLNSAFLKGMEEANKFLPTNNTLLEAIPGKERGFTVKKKEEVANGTPTSGNGRGRKYRHDEDDLEAETARSSKLMTPDNEETGAREMFDEIMLEEYEKCIQGIEELRLVMDSEAKKKSGKAARAKKSEAVDLRTMLVHCAQAVAAGDRRGATELLRQIKQHSGPTGDATQRLAHCFADGLEARLAGTGSQVYQSLVAKRTSVVEFLKAYKLFMAACCFKKANFGFANKTILNAVAGKRRLHIVDFGVQYGLQWPGLMRWLAQRDGGPPEVRITGIDLPQPGFRPARQVEETGRRLSSCARELGVPFRFHGVAARWDSVRGEDLRIDPGEVLVVHCQCGLSNLMDDSVAVTTDGGPSPRDVVLRNIRDMRPDVFVECVANAGYGAPFFVTRFREAMFFYSAHFDMLDATLPRDNEERLLIERDIIGRGALNVIACEGADRVERPETYRQWQARNRRAGLRQLPLDPEVVGMVREKVREHYHKDFLVDVDHQWLLQGWKGRVLYALSTWVADDDSLDA, from the coding sequence ATGCTCATGGAGGAGGACATCGACGACAAATTCTTCTACCAGTACCCCGACCAGCCCGCCATCCTCGACGCCCAGCGCCCCTATGAGCAGATCATCTCCgacaccaccacctcctcctctgcctcccccaACGGCACCACCTCCTCCGATGGCaacgccgccacgtcctcctccgagGAGACCAACAACTCCTCCTGGCCCTACGACCCGCTCGAGCTCTCCCAGCTCCTCCGCTCCCCGCCTTACCTCGAGGACATGTTGTTCGGCGGCCTCGTCCCCGATTCCCCCGCCGACGAGGATGCCAGGGACTCGTTCCTTGCTGACGCCCCGGCTGCGGGGTTCCAGCAGAGTCCGGCGCAATTCAAGGGCGCGGCCGACTGGGCCAGCGCGTTCTCCAGCCAGAACGGCGGAAGCCCGGGCACCCAGAGTtcggccgtcttgaatggtccggcGGAGGAGAAGGAGGCCGAGCGGAAGCCGCCGGTGATGTTTTCCGCTGGCGACGGCGGCCAGGACGGGCTGCTCTCGGCCTTCTTCAGCAACGGCGGCGACATGGACATGCTCAACTCGGCCTTCCTCAAGGGCATGGAGGAGGCCAACAAGTTCTTGCCGACCAACAACACCCTCCTCGAGGCCATCCCCGGCAAGGAGCGCGGCttcaccgtcaagaagaaggaggaGGTGGCGAACGGGACGCCGACGTCCGGCAATGGCCGGGGCCGCAAGTACAGGCACGACGAGGACGACCTGGAGGCGGAGACCGCCAGGAGCAGCAAGCTGATGACGCCGGACAACGAGGAGACCGGCGCGCGCGAGATGTTCGACGAAATAATGCTGGAGGAGTACGAGAAGTGCATACAGGGGATAGAGGAGCTGCGCCTCGTCATGGACAgcgaggccaagaagaagagcggGAAGGCGGCGCGCGCAAAGAAGAGCGAGGCGGTCGACCTGCGCACCATGCTCGTCCACTGCGCGCAGGCCGTGGCCGCGGGCGACCGCCGGGGCGCGACGGAGCTGCTCCGGCAGATCAAGCAGCACTCCGGGCCGACGGGAGACGCCACGCAGAGGCTGGCGCACTGCTTCGCCGACGGGCTGGAAGCGCGGCTGGCGGGCACGGGGAGCCAGGTCTACCAGTCGCTGGTGGCGAAGCGCACCTCGGTGGTGGAGTTCCTCAAGGCCTACAAGCTGTTCATGGCGGCCTGCTGCTTCAAGAAGGCCAACTTCGGGTTCGCCAACAAGACCATCCTGAACGCCGTGGCCGGGAAGCGCCGCCTGCACATCGTGGACTTCGGGGTGCAGTACGGGCTCCAGTGGCCGGGCCTGATGCGGTGGCTGGCGCAGAGGGACGGCGGGCCCCCAGAGGTGAGGATCACGGGCATCGACCTCCCGCAGCCCGGGTTCCGCCCGGCGCGCCAGGTCGAGGAGACGGGCCGCCGGCTCAGCAGCTGCGCCCGCGAGCTGGGCGTGCCGTTCAGGTTCCACGGCGTGGCCGCCAGGTGGGACTCCGTGCGCGGCGAGGACCTGCGCATCGACCCGGGCGAGGTGCTCGTCGTGCACTGCCAGTGCGGCCTGAGCAACCTGATGGACGACAGCGTGGCGGTGACCACTGACGGCGGCCCGAGCCCGAGGGACGTGGTGCTGCGGAACATCCGGGACATGAGGCCCGACGTGTTCGTGGAGTGCGTGGCGAACGCCGGCTACGGCGCGCCCTTCTTCGTGACGCGGTTCAGGGAGGCCATGTTCTTCTACTCGGCGCACTTCGACATGCTGGACGCGACCCTCCCGCGGGACAACGAGGAGCGGCTGCTGATCGAGCGGGACATCATCGGGCGGGGCGCGCTGAACGTGATCGCCTGCGAGGGAGCCGACCGGGTGGAGCGGCCGGAGACGTACCGGCAGTGGCAGGCGCGGAACCGCCGGGCGGGGCTCCGGCAGCTGCCGCTGGACCCGGAGGTGGTCGGGATGGTGAGGGAGAAGGTGAGGGAGCACTACCACAAGGACTTCCTCGTCGACGTTGATCACCAGTGGCTGCTGCAGgggtggaaaggcagggtgctctacGCTCTCTCCACATGGGTTGCCGACGATGATAGCTTAGATGCCTAG